The nucleotide window CCTCGGCGAGGCCGTCGCGGATCTCGATGAAGCCTTCCCCGCGCCGGCCGACTTTCACCTCGCGCGGCTCGAACCGGCCCTCGCCCCGCTCGAGGATCACCACCTGCCGCATGCCGGTGTCGATCACCGCGTCGTCGGGAACGGCGAGTACGGGGGCGGCGTCGCCGGTGCCGATCGCCACATCGGCATACATGTTGGGCAGGAGAACGCCGTCCGGATTGGCGATCTCGATGCGCACGTGGGCGGTGCGCGTCGCCTCGCTCACCTGGGGATAGACGAGGGACACCTGCCCGTCGAATGCAACGCCCGGCCGGCCGCGGACACGCACGCTGGCCGGCGCGCCGATCCGCACCGCTCCGAGGTCGTGCTCCGGCACGTCCGCCAGCACCCACAGGGTGGAGATGTCGGCGATGCGGAACAGGACGGCGCCGGGCTCCGCTCTCATCCCGTCCACGGCATTGCGCTCCAGCACGACGCCGTCGCGCATCGCCCGCCAGGTCATGGACAGGGGCACCTTGCGTGTGCGCTCGATCTCGGCGATGGCCTCGGCCGGAACGCCGAGATTCTCCAGGCGTTGGCGCCCGCCGCCGGCGGATGCGCCGCGCGCGCCGCCATTGAGGTCGGTGACGTATTGCGCGCCCGCGGTGGCGATGTCCGGCGCATAGAGCCGCGCCAGTGCCTGCCCCTTCACCACCCGGTCGCCGGTGGTGACGTTCGCCACCGCGTCGAGGAAGGCCGGGCTGCGGGTCGCCACCACGGCGATGCGCCGCTCGTCGAGCTGCACCATCCCCGGCACCCGCACCCGCCGGTCGAGGGGACGCCGCTCCGCCGCCTGCGTCCGCACCCCGGTGCGCTGGAGCCTGCCCGGCGGGATCTTCACGACGGGACCGTCCTCCGCCTCGTCGTCATAGACAGGGATGTAGTCCATCCCCATGCCGTCCTTCTTTGGCACCGGCGAGGTGTCCGGCAGGCCCATAGGGTTGCGGTAGTAAAGGATGCGCCTCTCGCTTGTGCCGGGGGACATGGCGGCAGAGGACATGGCGGCATCGGCGGGGGGCGTCTCCTCGAAGCTCCCCTCCTCGCTCGCCCGGACGGGCAGGAAGGCGCGCCCGCCGGTGGTCCGGGTGGGTGCCGCGGAATAAGCGGGCCGCCCGTCGGGGTCCTTGTAATAGATGACCGGCCCCGAAGGGGGCGGCGGCGTTTCAGCGGCGACGGTCGTGGCGAACAGGGTGGAGGAGCCGGGGATCGCGAAGCCGCGATGCCCGGCCCAATAGCCTCCGGCCCCCGCCGCCAGAAGGGCGGCGAGGGTGAGGCCCCGAAGGACGGCCCGTTTCATGGCACGGCCTTCAGGACCAGCTTGCTCTCGATCGTGCCGGTCTCGCCCTGGATCTTGGCGCCGAGGGAGAGCCGCCAGCCGCCAGCCATCATCAGATTGGTCTTGAAGCGGTAGACCCCGGGCTCGGTGGAGGGCACCGCCTCGATGGGAGCCGCCATGGTGGGCATCCCGTCCGGCGCCATGTCGATGCGGCTCGCGAAGATCACGGCGTCCGGTACCGGCTTGCCGGATCTCCTGTCGATAAGCCGCACGGCGACGATGGCGCCATCGCCCTGCTTGATGTCCGTCTGAACCAGACGGAACTCATAATCGTTGATCTCCGCCCGCGCCACGGATGCGGCCGAAGCGAGCAGTGCGGCAGCGAGCGCCGCCGCAGCGGCGCGCTTCATAAAAATGGTCGTCATAGCTTGAAAATCCCAGGTTCATCGCTGTGCCGTGCGCATGGCCCAGCATTGCGCGGCGACAGCCACGCATCCTCGACCGCCCGAGCCTTGCCGGGGCGGCACGAGCCGGCGCCGATGCGCCGGCGATGTCCTAGGTTCGCGGAGGTCGCGCTGGAGGCTCTGCGGCCAGCGCATCGCCCATGACATCGCTGGCGGGCCACAAGGCGTCGGCTTCGGCCCGAGACGCAATGCTCGCAGCCGAGAGCATCGGCAAGGCGGTCGCGCACTTGGCCATGCACGTCGCCATCAGCGGGCAGCTCTTCTGACAGTCGGGGACGGCTGGCGTCCCGTCGGGGCAGCAAGGCATGTCGCGCGACATGCCTTCTTCCATGCTCGCCATCGACGACGACATCTCTGCCGCCCGACCAACCGCAGGAGCGGTAAAAGGTCCGGCGGTAAGCCCTGCGACCGCAAGGATCACAAGCAAACGGCGGAGGCAAGCCCAGAGCATGATGAATGCTCTCATAAACACATTCTTTATGGAAGAGGACGAACAGTCACATCGATGCGCAGCAGCATCCAAGCTGCGAGGTGAGCTCCGCTGCGTGGACTACAGCATGCCGGTGCGGTATAATATTTTTTGAAAAGAACCGATTGAGGCCCGCGTTTGGAGGAGAAGGGATGCGACATTGGCGCCCACGCTGGTCGTTAAAGAGAGATAGCCACATGCTCGCCTCGATTTTTGTTTCTCAAGGCTTGCAACTCGGGCCTCCCTGTCCCAGGCGAACCCAATGACCCTTTGGCCTCTGCACCGGATCATCGCGCTCGTGATCGCAACCATTTTTCTGGTCACGGTGACGTTGCCGCATGGTGCCTTCACGGCCGAGGCCCATGCCACTGAAGCAGTCGCCTCTCATCGTTTGACCGTGGAGCAAGTGCGGAACTGCTCAGACGAAGACGCATGTCGCGAACCGGCCGATCATATGCCTGTTCACTTCAGCTGCTCTGCAATGTTATGCGCTATGCTGTTACCAGCATCCGAGAGCCTTTTTCTCCCCCTGAGCATTCACAACCTGAGTTTCGATCGCCGCGACGATATCCTTATCGGCTCGCCTCCACCTCGCCTCGACCGCCCGCCAAGGCAAGGTTGACGTTTGATCGCTTTAGTCGCCTCCGTTGAGCATCGTTACCGTCGACGCTGAGCGCGGCCTTTGGCGATTGCGGTCCGCCTTTCTCGCGGGCCACCAAGCACTTATGCAGATCATTCTGGCGAAGGTTGTGCCGGACCGCGCGACCGCAATTCCCGCGGCGTGTCTGGCACCCTGCCGAACGCAAGGTTATCGTCATGAACCCGTCTCATTCTCCAGAACTCGAACGGCAACAATCCACAGACCCGGAGACACTTCTGGCTTTCCTGAACGACAAAGACCTCGGTCTAGGCGCAAAACAGCGCACCCTTGTCAAGGCCCAGCGTGTCGAGATCTCGTCGGCTGCAGCCTCGCCCATCTTTGTCGTGTTCCGTGGCCAGCTACAGGTCTATGTCCCGACCCGCCAGGGCACAGACGTGTTTGTGACGGACGTGGAAGACGGCGAGATGGTTGGGGAGTCAGCTGCGTTCGCTGAGCACGACACGCCGCTCCTGATCGAGGCTTCGAAACCTACCGAAGTTTATGTCATCAACCGCGGCCATTTCATCCGGGCAATGACAGAAAGCTCGGCCTTCTCGATCGCGGTGATGAGAGCCATGTGTCGCCGGCTTTGCCGCGTCAACCAACGGCTCGCCACGACCGTCGCGCGATCCATGCGCGAGCGCTTGGAAATCGAGCTCAGGCGGCTAGCGAAGCCCATGCCTGATGGGTCCATGCAGATCGATAGGCTGCTGACGCACGAAGAGCTCGCACTGCGGATCTCCTCCCAGCGAGAGGCCGTCACCAAGGAACTTAGCAGGCTCGTCCAGCGCGGGGTCATTTCCCGACATCGGCGAGGGTTGCGCATATTGAGGTTCGATCAGCTCGCTGATGCCGAAACAAGCTGACGCCTCGGTACGGAAGCCGCGCCCGCTAAGCGGGCGCGGCTTCAAAGCGACAACGCCTGCCCTATCACATGTTGGCTTTGCCCTGAGCTGGGGATCCCAGCGTCTTCTTCTGCAGGGACTGCGACGGCAGCGCATAAGGGTAAGCGTCGTCCTGCCCCCACCTTTCGCCGGCGAGGCTGAGGGGGCGATGTTCCGAGCCTGGAGGGCTTGGAGATATGACGATTTCAGAGCTTACGCTTAAATCGAGGGCCGAGGAGCCGGTGCGGCGGTTCGAGGTTTTCACCGGAGCGGGGCGTCGCCGGGAATGGGCTCCCGAGGAGAAGGCGCGGATTGTCGCCGAGAGCTTCGAGGCTGGAGCGACGGTGAGTGACGTGGCGCGGCGCCATGCCTTGTCACCGCAGCAGCTGTTCACCTGGCGCCGGGAGGCGCGTAAGGCGAGCGAGATGATCCCGGCTTTCGTGCCGGCGGTGGTCACGCCGGAACCAGCTCCCGCATCTGAGCCGTCCGCCCCACCGTCACGGCCGAAGCGGCGAGGCCGGCAACGTCGCGCGGCGGCGATCGAGGTCGACGTCGCTGGGGTCCGGGTGATGATCGAGAACGGGGCTTCGCCGGCCACCATCGCGGCCGTGATCGGCGCGCTGAAGGCCGGGTCGTGATCGGTCCGAGCGGCGCGGTCCGGGTCATGGTGGCGACACGGCCTGTGGACTTCCGTAAGGGGGCAGAGGGCCTTGCCGCTTTGGTGCGCGAGACCATGGGCGCCGATCCGTTCTCCGGCACGGTGTACGTGTTCCGGGCCAAGCGAGCGGACCGGGTGAAGCTGGTGTTCTGGGACGGCACCGGCGTCGTGCTGGTGGCGAAGCGGCTTGAGGACGGGGAGTTCCGCTGGCCGAAGATCGAGGACGGCACCCTGCAGCTGACGTCGGCCCAGCTCCAGGCCTTGCTCGAGGGGCTCGACTGGCGGCGGGTCCATGAGGTGCAGCGCAGGGCGACACCCGTCGCCGCCAGCTGAAGAGGCTCGCAGGGCCCCGGCGAATATGATTCTATCTTTGCCATGGCTTCGCTCTCCACCGAGCTCCCCCGCGATCCCGAGACGCTCCAGGCGATGCTGATCGCGCGGGACGCGGAGATCGAGCGCCTGCGCCAGATCATCAAGGAGTTGCAGAGGCATCGCTTCGGCCGGCGGGCAGAGACGCTGCCTGAGGACCAGTTGCTGCTGGCCCTGGAAGAGGCCGAACAGATCGAGGCCGCCGGCTTCGCTGCGTCTGAGGAGCAGGTGCCGGCCGAGAAGGCCGAGCGGGTCGCGAAGCGCCGTGCGAACCGCGGAGCGCTGCCCGCCCATCTGCCGCGGATCGAGACCGTGGTCGATATCGAGAGCGACATCTGCCCGTGCTGTTCCGGCAAGCTGCATCGCATCAGCGAGGATGTGGCCGAACGGCTCGACATGGTGCCGGCCCAGTTCCGCGTCCTGGTGGTGCGTCGGCCGAAATATGCCTGCCGCTCCTGCGCGGACGTGGTGGTGCAGGCCCCCGCTCCGGCTCGGTTGATCGAGGGCGGCCTGCCGACCGAGGCAACCGTCGCCCATGTGCTCGTCTCGAAATACGCCGACCATCTGCCTTTGTATCGCCAGTCCCAGATCTATGCGCGGCAGGCCATCGCGCTCGACCGCTCGACGCTGGCGGACTGGGTC belongs to Xanthobacter autotrophicus Py2 and includes:
- a CDS encoding IS66 Orf2 family protein (PFAM: IS66 Orf2 family protein~KEGG: rle:RL2136 putative transposase-related protein), with the protein product MATRPVDFRKGAEGLAALVRETMGADPFSGTVYVFRAKRADRVKLVFWDGTGVVLVAKRLEDGEFRWPKIEDGTLQLTSAQLQALLEGLDWRRVHEVQRRATPVAAS
- a CDS encoding transposase IS3/IS911 family protein (PFAM: transposase IS3/IS911 family protein~KEGG: rle:pRL70042 putative insertion sequence protein), whose protein sequence is MTISELTLKSRAEEPVRRFEVFTGAGRRREWAPEEKARIVAESFEAGATVSDVARRHALSPQQLFTWRREARKASEMIPAFVPAVVTPEPAPASEPSAPPSRPKRRGRQRRAAAIEVDVAGVRVMIENGASPATIAAVIGALKAGS
- a CDS encoding putative transcriptional regulator, Crp/Fnr family (PFAM: cyclic nucleotide-binding~SMART: regulatory protein Crp~KEGG: neu:NE1296 cyclic nucleotide-binding domain:cAMP-dependent protein kinase), giving the protein MNPSHSPELERQQSTDPETLLAFLNDKDLGLGAKQRTLVKAQRVEISSAAASPIFVVFRGQLQVYVPTRQGTDVFVTDVEDGEMVGESAAFAEHDTPLLIEASKPTEVYVINRGHFIRAMTESSAFSIAVMRAMCRRLCRVNQRLATTVARSMRERLEIELRRLAKPMPDGSMQIDRLLTHEELALRISSQREAVTKELSRLVQRGVISRHRRGLRILRFDQLADAETS
- a CDS encoding efflux transporter, RND family, MFP subunit (TIGRFAM: efflux transporter, RND family, MFP subunit~PFAM: secretion protein HlyD family protein~KEGG: nwi:Nwi_3130 secretion protein HlyD) codes for the protein MKRAVLRGLTLAALLAAGAGGYWAGHRGFAIPGSSTLFATTVAAETPPPPSGPVIYYKDPDGRPAYSAAPTRTTGGRAFLPVRASEEGSFEETPPADAAMSSAAMSPGTSERRILYYRNPMGLPDTSPVPKKDGMGMDYIPVYDDEAEDGPVVKIPPGRLQRTGVRTQAAERRPLDRRVRVPGMVQLDERRIAVVATRSPAFLDAVANVTTGDRVVKGQALARLYAPDIATAGAQYVTDLNGGARGASAGGGRQRLENLGVPAEAIAEIERTRKVPLSMTWRAMRDGVVLERNAVDGMRAEPGAVLFRIADISTLWVLADVPEHDLGAVRIGAPASVRVRGRPGVAFDGQVSLVYPQVSEATRTAHVRIEIANPDGVLLPNMYADVAIGTGDAAPVLAVPDDAVIDTGMRQVVILERGEGRFEPREVKVGRRGEGFIEIRDGLAEGDLVVVAANFLIDAESNLKAALRGLAPVETQP
- a CDS encoding conserved hypothetical protein (KEGG: nwi:Nwi_3129 hypothetical protein), whose amino-acid sequence is MTTIFMKRAAAAALAAALLASAASVARAEINDYEFRLVQTDIKQGDGAIVAVRLIDRRSGKPVPDAVIFASRIDMAPDGMPTMAAPIEAVPSTEPGVYRFKTNLMMAGGWRLSLGAKIQGETGTIESKLVLKAVP